The DNA window AACGGGAACCTTTACGCCCTGAAGACGTTTGATTACGAGATGGAGAAGGAGTTCCTCTTCCATGTGGAGGCCAGAGACTCGGGCGTTCCTCCGCTCAGCAGCAACGTGAGCGTCCACATCGTCATCATGGACCAGAACGACAACACGCCGCTGATCGTGTCTCCGTGGCGCGCGCACGGCTCCGTGGTGGAGGAGAGAATCGCCAGGTCCACGGACAAAGGCACTCTGATCTCCAAAGTGATCGCTCTTGACGCGGACTCGGTGCACAACTCCCGCGTGACGTACCAGTTCCTCCAGAACACCGACGCTACCTTGTTCAGCCTGGACCAGTACAACGGAGAGATCCGGACCATGAGGATGTTCAGCTACAGAGACTCGCGCCACCAGCGGCTGGTGGTGATCGCCAAGGACAACGGAGAGCCCTCCCTCTCCGCCACGGTCACCATCAAACTGTCCACGGTGGAGACGGCGCTGAAGACCTACGCGGACATGACGGAAGTGCCTTTGGAGTACGACATCTTCTCGGACTTGAACCTGTACCTGGTGATCGGACTGGGCTCGGTGTCCTTCCTCTTACTGATCACCATCTTGGTCACCATCGTGCTGAAGTGTCAGAAAGCCAAGCCCAGCAAAGCAGCTCCTCCCTGCAGGAACAGTGTGATCAGTGAGAGGAACTCCACCATCGCCGACTCCACGCTGGTCTCCAACGATGCCTACTGGTACAGTCTGTTTCTAGCAGAGACCAGGAAAGGGAAGCTGGTGGTGCGGCAGCCTGTGCCAAAGGGGGCGAGGTACGTCGTGTCCAGCATCCCGAGGGGCACAGGACTCACCGAGACCAGCGACTCCGCCGCCTCCACTCTGCAGGTAGGAGAAAAGAAATATTACAAGTACATTTTAGTAGTTTTTAACTTCTCTTTTTGTAGAAGTATTTTCATATGAACTTCACAGAAActgattattttaaatggacagAGCTGTACCTTTTCTTTTTTGATACGGAATCAAGTAAAAGTGGCAGCAAAATGACGTTTGGGTGCTTGTTCGTCATATTTTTTTTGCCTACACTTCATAAACAAACTATAttcaattaatcaatcaatcaaattatatttaaatagcacttttcacaacagaaagctGTCAcacagcagctttacagaggtccaggtccaagcctcctatgagcaagtcaggggcaacagtggcaaggaaaaacaccctcagcacacgaggaagaaaccttgaaaggaaccaagactcatggggaacccatcctcctcgggtcgacaccagagacacaacagagaacagaacagaagtaaaagtgaagtgatgacagatgaaggggttacagCAATGTcaatgtagaatattagtgatgtatgagtctgaggaaggaggaggtggtcagtgaaTCTGTGGGAGgcaaaagtaggtgcagagttaatttgagataaaggGGTTAGTAGGAGATAAAGCAGGGGCAAAGTTGTCCTGCAAAAAAAGCTTCCACAGACAGGCAAGAGAACTCAGcaacagacagcgtgttggcggttaccagaaagctaactaaaagagctgtagctatggtcatATGACCGGGTTAATACAGAGCAGTGAtcatatgaaaaccagcccaaacaccaatagagaaggagttACCTGAATGTCACTGATTAACCATAAgattgtttgaaaaggtaggtatttaatttagatttaaagactgagagtgtgtctgagctcCGAACAGTAACcagaggctattccagagttgaggagcttttcAGTCTCTTTTTATTGTTGGCAATGAAATTTCTACACttcttacatttttacactgcACTCACTGTTCTGTAGCAACCTGCTCCTCTCACAGGATTAATGTGTTctttgttccacattaaaacttAAATCACACTTAAGTTGTTCATATGTAACTCAGGCTCATAATCGCCCACTTCAAAATAGTCCAATGTTTTCTTCTCGTCCAGGTACGAATGGTGTGTTTCTGCTATGTTCTGGGTCATTATTTTTCTGGGTTATCTATGacctgtgagtgagagagagctttCTGACACTCTACATTTGAAAATGGATTGATTGTCTTTTCACTTCATTTTTTCTTGGACAAATTTAAGGAACATGTGTTGAGAGGCAACAAAACATGTCTCCTCCGTGTTTTTGGTAACGGAACAATTACTTTTATGAAACCTATAATAGTTTTTTTCTGAACGTAGAGTTGGTGCACATCAAACAGCTCTGAGTGTGATGTTTAAGTTCAAAAGACATTCTTCAAGACGTTTCATGGCTCCATTCATCAGACAAACGGTCAGAAGGTTAAACATAAGTCTTTTCTTATGATTTCACTGGATCTTTTATCATGTGGTGAATGTTTGGAGAACATATTGTTTCAGTTGTGTCATCACATTAATATTTGTATTGGGAAAAGCAGCCTATTTACAGTGTTGACGGTGTTGATTTTTCTGAACACATAAGGACTTTTCCAGAGATCAGTAGTCTTTGGTTTGATTGGTCAGACCATGTTATTAAACACCTACAACTGGGACCGAGGACTGGATTCACATAGGATTTCTCTAACAAAATGTATCTTTGGATCCAATATTAAGACATTCATTGTGGTGGGGACTGTAAGAGACAGCAGAGCAGATCATGAAATAGCTCTGGTTCTTGCTGGTTCTCTGTTtccaaaaaaaaagtgagttGAAAACATACATCACTTTAAATTCAGCTGCTGTATTTTAGTTCATATTAATGGGTATACAACTTTATTGAGGTTATTGAAGTCATCTGACATCACCGGTTGTGTATTAGGTTAATGTACTCCTGCTAGCATTAACGCAGAACCAAATGTTAGCTTTTTACAACTCGAAATGTGAGTGAAATGTTATTATGAACTAACGCAAACTGCTTAAATGGCTGCCTTTAGTTAGTAAGGAATGCTCATTGTTGATGAAAACTTAACGCTTTAGAGCTGTTCAATGACACAGACCCTGCATTGCTTCTGAAGTTTAGAAGTTTCAAACAAGTCATTTGTGTTTGCATGtgacaacatttaaaatgttctaaACGGTgccaaatattatttataaagcaaTGATAACATGCACGTTTTATCCAAAGGAGacgtttgtctgtttgtgtgtaacGTCTGGACAATGGGGTATcatttttaaatgcagcagAACTGAAAAGAAgtaaatcatcatcatcatcatcatcatcatctgttCCTCTTAATCAGTGAGAAGTAAATACTTTAATagattatttatcatttattttgaaaagatttAAACTGAATAcacacaatgttttgttcatggATTTATTAATTAATGCCACAGTGTAGTTTTTCAGTCATAGTCTAAGAATTCAtgaaaatgtttgtaaacattCGGAACAAAATATGTGAAAACCTTTAAAAGGAAAAGCTGCACAAGTGCGGGACCTGACTCTGTGTTTAAACCCGTGATTTACTGTAGACATCATAGGGTGAGGGGATCAGTCCTGTTTCTGAAAgacatttcttcatttatttgcCGATTCAAAACCCACAAAACCTCCACCTATAGCACAGTCTCATGCAACAGATGTAAATTCCATTGGCATTTCCCGCCTTATGTTGACACTAACAGTTTTTTAAGAACAGCCTCCATTTAATCtgtgttaaaataaacattaattctAGTAATTCAACTTTCTAAACTGATCAGAATAACAACGACTGCATTTTTACAGCCTCTAAGACAAGTCTGAGACTAACGTAATAGAATGTTAAAGGACAATACCAGTTAATAATATAGTTTTCCTCAGTAGGCaaatattcagaaataaattaaatgtttccAATAAACCATTTCTGTAAATCGTTCTTCCCACGTTTAAATTAAGAAAAGCACATCCAGGAAAATAAAATTACTTTCTTAAGACACTTGTGAATCTGGTAACTGAGCACAGTGACGACACCTGTCTGatacactaaccctaaccctagctttAATCCACCTTTAAGTATCATTCAGTTCAACCGTTTTTAACGAATTCCTTCTTCATTCGAGCTACTTTTATTCGTAAGTGTACGCTGTGACATTGAGACCAGTGGCATGTCATGTTTCTTCCATGTCTCGTGTCCGCGTTAGTCCCGTGTTCACAGCAGTAACGCTGATTTGAACCAGGATTCTCGTGCATTACTCAAACCAATGCACACAGTGTCGCTGTTTTCTAAGAAACGAGCTGTACACGTATTTCCCTCTggtctccatctctctcactgGGAGGAGGCTTGTCTTCTTTGTTGGCGACGGTCTGTGGACGTTTCTTTATGAATCTGCGGCTAAAAGCTGTAACCTTGTAAATCCGTCTCTGGATTTTAGTTTTTTGAGCTGGTCTCACTCCTCCTTTGCTGCATGTTCCTTGGTGAATTGAGCTCGTAAAGGATTTAAAGAACAATGGATGCTCGCGGGAGAAGTGGCCTGATGAAAAGGTACGTTTTCAGCGTCATTCTCTTCTCCGTCTTTAACACAGCGTCCGCTGTGACTCATTACTCTATTCCTGAAGAAATGGAGGAAGGGTCAGTGGTAGCGAATTTAGCTACGGATCTGGGGCTGGACGTGAAAACACTGAGCAAACGGAGGATACGCCTGGACGCACTGTCCAACAAGAAATATTTGGACATTAACAAAGAGACAGGGGAACTGTTTATAGCGGAGAGAATCGATAGAGAACATGTTTGTCCAACTAAATCCGCAGCATGCGTTATGAAACTGGATGCCACCATTGATAACCCAGTGCGGATGtttaatatagaattagaaataaTTGATATTAACGACAATGCGCCACATTTCAGAAGAGACACGATGCACTTGGACATTTCTGAGTCAACGCCAGCTGGAGAACGGTTCTCATTAAATAACGCTATTGATCCTGATCTCGGAGTGAATTCCGTTAAAACCTATTATCTGAGTGAGAGTGACCACTTTAGTATTGAGATTCAGACCGGTCGAGACGGGTCTAAATTCGCTGATCTGATTCTGAAGAAGGCTCTGGACCGAGAGGAGCAGGCTGTTCATAATTTAATCCTCACTGCTGTAGACGGCGGAGTCCCCGCGCGCTCTGGTACAGCCAGCATCATTGTGCGCGTTCTGGACACCAACGATAACTCCCCCCAGTTTGAGGAAGACAGCTACACCATCAACTTAACGGAGAACTCTCCAATAGGAAGTCTGGTAGTTAAACTCAACGCCACAGACGCAGATGAGGGAAGCAACTCGGAAATGACGTATTCGTACAGTTTATACACATCCGAGAAAAGCCAGGACACTTTCAGCTTGAACCCAAACACCGGGGAGATCCGAGTGAAGGAGATGATCAACTACGAGGACTTCAGGATTTATGACATGGAAATAGTGGCCGCAGACAAAGGAGCGAATTCGTTGTCGGGAAAGTGCAAAGTCCGAGTTTTAATCACAGACATGAACGACAACCACCCCGAGATCTCCATCAAGTCCTTCACTAGTCCAGTGAAGGAGGACGTGGCCGTGGGGTCAGTGATTGCAGTGGTCAGTGTCAGTGATAAAGACTCAGGAGAGAATGGGGAAATTGATCTTCATATTTCTGATCAGTTGCCCTTTTCCCTGAAGGAATCCTCTGATAATTATTATGAGCTGGTGGTGTCAGAGCCGTTGGACCGGGAGAGGGTCCCGGAGTACGACATCACCTTCACCGTCACGGACAGAGGAAGCCCCCCGTTATCTGACAACGAGACCATGACTTTAGAGCTGCTGGACGTCAACGACAACGTCCCCCGGTTCCCGCAGTCCTCCTACGTCATCCGTGTGAAGGAGAATAACGGCCCCGGAGATCTACTGGGCTCCCTCACCGCCCACGACCCCGACCTCCATGAGAACCAGTACCTGGTGTACTTCATCCTGGAGAAGGAGATCGTCAACACCTCCATGTCCATGCTGTTCTCCATCAATCCAGAGAACGGGAACCTTTACGCCCTGAAGACGTTTGATTACGAGATGGAGAAGGAGTTCCTCTTCCACGTGGAGGCCAGAGACTCGGGCGTTCCTCCGCTCAGCAGCAACGTGAGCGTCCACATCGTCATCATGGACCAGAACGACAACACGCCGCTGATCGTGTCTCCGTGGCGCGCGCACGGCTCCGTGGTGGAGGAGAGAATCGCCAGGTCCACGGACAAAGGCACTCTGATCTCCAAAGTGATCGCCATCGACGCGGACTCTGTGCACAACTCCCGCGTGACGTACCAGTTCCTCCAGAACACCGACGCTACCTTGTTCAGCCTGGACCAGTACAACGGAGAGATCCGGACCATGAGAATGTTCAGCTACAGAGACTCGCGCCACCAGCGGCTGGTGGTGATCGCCAAGGACAACGGAGAGCCCTCCCTCTCCGCCACGGTCACCATCAAACTGTCCACGGTGGAGACGGCGCTGAAGACCTACGCGGACATGACGGAAGTGCCTTTGGAGTACGACATCTTCTCGGACTTGAACCTGTACCTGGTGATCGGACTGGGCTCGGTGTCCTTCCTCTTACTGATCACCATCTTGGTCACCATCGTGCTGAAGTGTCAGAAAGCCAAGCCCAGCAAAGCAGCTCCTCCCTGCAGGAACAGTGTGATCAGTGAGAGGAACTCCACCATCGCCGACTCCACGCTGGTCTCCAACGATGCCTACTGGTACAGTCTGTTTCTAGCAGAGACCAGGAAAGGGAAGCTGGTGGTGCGGCAGCCTGTGCCAAAGGGGTCGAGGTACATCGTGTCCAGCATCCCGAGGGGCACAGGACTCACCGAGACCAGCGACTCCGCCGCCTCCACTCTGCAGGTAGGACTGGTGTGATTTCATAGTGCATCTTCCTCAGTACAGGAGTGAATCCAGTGTATACAATATGGGATGGACTTACATTGTCATTGTGATCTGCAAATTTCACCATGTCTCTTTTTCAACTTAAGAAATTATAAAGATATCCCACCGTGTTAAATCACAGTTCCTTCAATAAAACTGACCACTGCAGGTATCAGCAGGAcactctctcagtgtgtgtacagcaGCCTGCACTGGTATCTGCAGAAACATGGAGAGACTCCCAGTTTGATTTATTACATGGTGGGGTTAGATGTGAGAGAATCTGACCATTTTTAAATCCCACATTGATTTTTAACTCTGCCCCTTTGACCATTTGAATGGAGCTGTCAAAACTAAATAAACTAGACTTGTAAACCGTGCCCCCACACTACATTTTAAGGGCCATTACtctgtaaatgaaaatgagcaGCAGGTGAGAttcatttagttatttttttgcTCGGTTGATTCTTGCGTTAGTAAAAACTGAAGTCATACTCTCACAAATCTTCACACAGTCAGCGGAACAGAGGTGTGTTTGGACCAAAATGTGAATCATTTTCTTAGGTTTCACACAATGTGTTCAAAGACCACAGTTTCCAACATCCGTCACTTTACTTCTCCAGCTCCTGCGGCATTTCCACCTTTTTCACCAGGTTTCAAATCATAACACACTGCATTTAAAATTAGTACAAACACTTTCAAAAGAGAACGAGGGTAAAGTGGGGCATTTCTGCTGAAACCACACTGAAACTTATAAAACCAATGGTGTAATCAGatgtaacaaattaaaaaaaagttggcATAATATTAAGTGCACGCTCGtgatttcagtttcagtttggGTGTCTTAGATTTCtgatcaaatataaaaataaaaatgtaatggcTCAGACATTATTCAGTTTGGGAACACTGATAAGGAAAAATACGGCTGTGGGGAAAGATGATTATCACGGAGAGAAAAAGATAGAACAGTGGTCTCAGATCAGACAAATGTTGTAAACCACAGTCTTGTTTGGAGAGAGTCCAATTCAAAAGTCTAACCAAAATAAACTCTTCATtcacatatttattaaataactaaCAAACAATAgtcattttatataaaagaatATTTCACTTTATAACAAAATGAATCATGTTTTTACACAAAACTGAATacagtcaaagaacatcttgttaaAACCATGAAAAGAATAGGAATGTATTTAAACAAGTATTCAGACTGAAGAAGTGGTTTAGTTGTGTTCTGGGGTCAGACTGTGGAGACAATCTTTGGGACATGAGGAGAGTTGTAGTGGTCTGAGTCAGTGTTAATGTGAGATGAACTGCTTGGTCAGTGCTGGTTATGGAGATTGTGTGCAGGGTTTCTACAAATGGTTTCAGTTGTGATCACTACACACTTAGAACAGAACCTTTGTGAAAATGGATAAGGGCAATGTTAGGCCCCCTCTGTTACTTTACTTTCATAAACAGCGACTTTAATCAAGCTTCTCAGTTGTGTGAGGTATGCTTTGGATCATTATCTTTCTGAAACTGGACTGTGTGTTTGGTGATGCATATGTTTATCACCttactcttttcttttctcttaaaGATCTGATAGTTTTCTGACTTCACTGTGTCTTGCCCAGATTTAAGAACCACGCTGCCACAGATTGTAAAACAAACCCAGTGTATTAGTGAGTCTCCTCGACATATAAAGTGTTTATCTGGGATAGTTTTGTTAATTTCTTTGAGACAGAGTGGAGTTCTTTTATCTAAAAGCTCTGACGTTGTTTAACCCTTCAGTGTCTTCCAGAAGGTCTATGGCTTTTCAGTCTCtgctcagtgtttgtgtggatcaTTTCCACTGAGACAGTGACAAGACTAATGAGTTGAATAAATTCACAGCTTGAAGTTTTCCTCTGTCTTTGCCTCACTACTCAGACAGTCATTCTCTTCAGACTGAGCTCACATTTCCGCTTGCTTCCACGGATGTTGCTTCCAGAGTCTGGTCCTTAAATCTCTTGACAGCGCTGGAATCAATGGATGAAATGTCATGGTCTTGGCCATACTTTGGTTTTACTTTCTTTATAAACTCATCATACACTTCTGCTTTTCTATCTCTTCTGTAGATGTTTTGTAGCAGTTTACACACTGGTAAAACCCAAGAGAAGAACTGAATGAGGGATTTACAACATTGTATTCACCTGGGATATTTTTAATGGATATTAATCTGTTCAAAACATCACTAGATTGCTGTTATTTCTGATGAAtctgagtaaacacagacaatACTTGACAACACTTTTAAATGATGAAATTGTGACAGGGCCTACCTCCTACCCATTAAATCACCAAACCCCACTGGTCATAGGAGGGATAATACCCACTAACAGAATGGGTttttatatgaataaaaaatacccTGTGATTATAGTCCTGAGGAATTTCACCTCAGGAATAAAGACTAGTAAAACTAGCCGGGCAACCCAGGTACGTTTGTTGGAGACAGAGACCCAATGTCCACactcaattttatttttacaataagATGATTTTATTTCAGTACACATTCAAACATTGACCTAAAACACTAAAAGACTTTAGCTGCAGCTTTTAAATTAATACATCAACATTCATTAAAAATCAGTCAAAATTACTATATTTTAAATGACAACAAGGTGCCATTAAACTAGCTGCCAccactagagagagagatttaaaagataaataaataataataaaaatgacaaactcAAGAAATAATCAATtacaacaaaaccaaaataaacaaatgaagatCAATGAGGACAGTATACACTTAAAGACCACGCAAATataataagaaaagaaaaggagcaAGCCCAAAGTTGGGATATAACCCGCTAACTAAACCCAAAAATTGACGCAAATATAATTTAACAAAATAGAAACGAAAACTTAACACAAGAGAAAAGCAACAATTACCAAAAAAATACAACTTTCGCAGAATAAACTGCGCCTTGAAAacgaaacaaaaaataaccaaaaataaacaaacgaaACGATTTAACAGACCCGCACGTGTTACGAACATATAACAGCGCAGCCGCACGACGTCGCCAAGACGTGGAGAAAACAGCAGCACCCCGAGAGTAGGAGCAGCTAGGGGAATGTTTAAACTACGTTTAAAAGGAGTTTATCTATCTCTGTCGGCACTATGAGGTGCGACAACCGATAGAAGCGAAGGAGCAGTGGCAGTGTGACGGTTCTAACGAAATATAGAATGTAAATACATGAGACAACTGGAAATATTCGAATCGCTATCCCCTCCTACCCCCCCTTCTTATATGGCTACAGTGACATCCCACAATTAACCCTTGACATTACCCTTACATGAATATtaactggaaataaataaaaacaccatctgccacaaaatgtttatt is part of the Hoplias malabaricus isolate fHopMal1 chromosome 4, fHopMal1.hap1, whole genome shotgun sequence genome and encodes:
- the LOC136695427 gene encoding protocadherin alpha-C2-like; this translates as MDARGRSGLMKRYVFSVILFSVFNTASAVTHYSIPEEMEEGSVVANLATDLGLDVKTLSKRRIRLDALSNKKYLDINKETGELFIAERIDREHVCPTKSAACVMKLDATIDNPVRMFNIELEIIDINDNAPHFRRDTMHLDISESTPAGERFSLNNAIDPDLGVNSVKTYYLSESDHFSIEIQTGRDGSKFADLILKKALDREEQAVHNLILTAVDGGVPARSGTASIIVRVLDTNDNSPQFEEDSYTINLTENSPIGSLVVKLNATDADEGSNSEMTYSYSLYTSEKSQDTFSLNPNTGEIRVKEMINYEDFRIYDMEIVAADKGANSLSGKCKVRVLITDMNDNHPEISIKSFTSPVKEDVAVGSVIAVVSVSDKDSGENGEIDLHISDQLPFSLKESSDNYYELVVSEPLDRERVPEYDITFTVTDRGSPPLSDNETMTLELLDVNDNVPRFPQSSYVIRVKENNGPGDLLGSLTAHDPDLHENQYLVYFILEKEIVNTSMSMLFSINPENGNLYALKTFDYEMEKEFLFHVEARDSGVPPLSSNVSVHIVIMDQNDNTPLIVSPWRAHGSVVEERIARSTDKGTLISKVIAIDADSVHNSRVTYQFLQNTDATLFSLDQYNGEIRTMRMFSYRDSRHQRLVVIAKDNGEPSLSATVTIKLSTVETALKTYADMTEVPLEYDIFSDLNLYLVIGLGSVSFLLLITILVTIVLKCQKAKPSKAAPPCRNSVISERNSTIADSTLVSNDAYWYSLFLAETRKGKLVVRQPVPKGSRYIVSSIPRGTGLTETSDSAASTLQVGLV